The Rhododendron vialii isolate Sample 1 chromosome 5a, ASM3025357v1 genome contains a region encoding:
- the LOC131327664 gene encoding uncharacterized protein LOC131327664: protein MVETRHGTHTNDGQNGGPQPNGQGGQPDLIQLMQAFVAATAANPQQPQQQQRGPLIRSRDQLLDAFCKRRPPIFYGEANLSATEAWIKQISKYLEVLNVTNAGDRIALAKFQMQGEADHWWDLIKTTHNLTTMTWRMFENLFLEKYFPATVKQAMAQEFMDLKQRTLTVTQYAARFEELARHATTIVPTDEAKARKFEWGLSHSIRTSVVSHEYPTYA from the coding sequence ATGGTGGAAACACGACACGGGACCCACACGAACGATGGACAAAATGGCGGACCACAACCAAATGGGCAAGGAGGACAGCCAGACTTGATTCAACTGATGCAAGCATTTGTTGCTGCTACTGCTGCCAACCCTCAACagccacaacaacaacaacgtgGACCTCTAATCAGGAGTAGAGATCAACTTCTGGATGCATTCTGCAAACGTCGCCCTCCGATCTTTTATGGGGAAGCAAACCTTAGTGCTACAGAAGCATGGATCAAACAAATCTCCAAATACCTGGAAGTACTTAATGTGACCAATGCAGGTGATCGCATTGCCTTAGCAAAATTTCAGATGCAAGGGGAAGCAGATCATTGGTGGGATTTGATTAAGACCACTCATAATTTGACAACTATGACCTGGCGGATGTTTGAAAACCTTTTCcttgaaaaatacttcccagCAACTGTGAAGCAAGCCATGGCCCAGGAATTTATGGACTTGAAGCAGCGTACTCTGACAGTAACCCAATATGCTGCCCGTTTTGAAGAACTCGCACGTCATGCTACTACCATAGTACCCACCGATGAAGCAAAGGCAAGGAAGTTCGAATGGGGTCTGTCCCACTCTATTCGTACTAGTGTGGTTTCTCATGAGTACCCCACCTATGCATAG